From a single Leopardus geoffroyi isolate Oge1 chromosome E1, O.geoffroyi_Oge1_pat1.0, whole genome shotgun sequence genomic region:
- the NATD1 gene encoding protein NATD1, which translates to MAHSAAAAPLGALEQGCPIRVEHDRRRRQFTVRLNGCHDRAVLLYEYVGKRIVDLQHTEVPDAYRGRGIAKHLAKAALDFVVEEDLRAHLTCWYIQKYVKENPLPQYLERLQP; encoded by the exons ATGGCGCACTCGGCGGCCGCCGCGCCGCTGGGCGCGCTGGAGCAGGGCTGCCCCATCCGCGTGGAGCACGACCGCCGGCGCCGCCAGTTCACCGTCCGGCTCAACG GATGTCACGACCGGGCCGTCCTGCTGTATGAGTACGTGGGCAAGCGGATCGTGGACCTACAGCACACGGAGGTCCCCGACGCCTACCGCGGGCGCGGCATTGCCAAGCACCTCGCCAAG GCCGCTCTGGACTTCGTAGTGGAGGAGGACCTGCGGGCCCATCTCACGTGCTGGTACATCCAGAAATACGTCAAGGAGAACCCCCTGCCGCAGTACCTGGAGCGCCTGCAGCCATAA